The proteins below come from a single Malus domestica chromosome 03, GDT2T_hap1 genomic window:
- the LOC114823999 gene encoding nascent polypeptide-associated complex subunit alpha-like protein, with amino-acid sequence MTAQTQEELLAAQLEQQKVHDDEPIVEDEDDDDDDDDEDDDHDDDVEGQGDGSGRSKQSRSEKKSRKAMLKLGMKAIPGVSRVTVKKSKNILFVISKPDVFKSPASDTYVIFGEAKIEDLSSQLQTQAAEQFKAPNLNTVTAKPEPSTLAQDDEDVDETGVEPKDIELVMTQAGVSRSRAVKALKAANGDIVSAIMELTN; translated from the exons ATGACTGCCCAAACTCAAGAAGAGCTCCTTGCTGCCCAGCTCGAACAGCAAAAAGTTcat GATGATGAGCCGATAGTCGAGGACGaagatgatgacgatgatgatgatgatgaagatgacgACCATGATGACGATGTTGAAG GACAAGGAGATGGAAGTGGTAGGTCTAAGCAGAGCAGAAGTGAGAAGAAGAGTCGCAAGGCGATGTTGAAACTTGGAATGAAAGCAATTCCAGGTGTCAGCCGTGTGACTGTCAAGAAGAGCAAGAAT ATTCTGTTTGTCATCTCAAAGCCAGATGTCTTTAAGAGCCCCGCTTCCGATACATATGTCATTTTTGGGGAAGCAAAGATTGAGGACTTGAGCTCACAACTTCAAACTCAGGCCGCGGAGCAGTTCAAGGCTCCTAACCTAAATACCGTGACAGCAAAGCCTGAGCCATCAACTTTGGCTCAAGACGATGAAGATGTGGACGAAACTGGTGTAGAACCCAAGGACATCGAGTTGGTGATGACTCAAGCTGGGGTTTCAAGATCAAGAGCAGTTAAGGCACTCAAAGCAGCAAATGGTGACATTGTTTCTGCCATCATGGAATTAACAAACTGA